One genomic region from Bubalus kerabau isolate K-KA32 ecotype Philippines breed swamp buffalo chromosome 7, PCC_UOA_SB_1v2, whole genome shotgun sequence encodes:
- the GRPEL1 gene encoding grpE protein homolog 1, mitochondrial has translation MAGRCVRLARRSLPAFALSLRSSPRLLCTATKQKNNGQNLEEDAGQNEQKTDLPSTEKTLMEEKVKLEEQLKETMEKYKRALADTENLRQRSQKLVEEAKLYGIQGFCKDLLEVADILEKATQCVPQEEIRDDNPHLKSLYEGLVMTEVQIQKVFTKHGLLRLNPLGAKFDPYEHEALFHTPVEGKEPGTVALVNKVGYKLHGRTLRPALVGVVKEA, from the exons ATGGCGGGTCGGTGCGTGCGGCTGGCGCGGCGCAGCCTCCCGGCTTTCGCGTTGTCTCTCAG GTCTTCTCCTCGGCTTTTGTGCACAGCTACAAAACAGAAGAACAACGGCCAGAACCTGGAAGAGGACGCGGGTCAGAATGAACAGAAGACAGATCTTCCTTCCACGGAGAAGACACTCATGGAAGAGAAGGTCAAGCTGGAAGAGCAGCTGAAGGAGACCATG gaaaaatataagcgaGCTCTAGCAGATACTGAGAACTTGCGGCAGAGGAGCCAAAAATTGGTGGAGGAGGCAAAACTATATG GCATCCAGGGCTTCTGCAAGGACTTGCTGGAGGTggcagacatcctggagaagGCCACGCAGTGTGTCCCGCAGGAGGAGATTCGGGACGACAACCCGCACCTGAAGAGCCTCTACGAGGGGCTTGTGATGACTGAGGTCCAGATCCAGAAGGTGTTCACGAAGCACGGCCTGCTCCGGCTGAACCCCCTGGGTGCCAAGTTTGACCCGTATGAGCATGAGGCGCTGTTCCACACGCCGGTCGAGGGGAAGGAGCCGGGCACTGTGGCACTGGTTAACAAAGTGGGCTACAAGCTGCATGGGCGCACCCTGAGGCCCGCCCTGGTGGGGGTGGTGAAGGAGGCTTAG